From Mya arenaria isolate MELC-2E11 chromosome 12, ASM2691426v1, the proteins below share one genomic window:
- the LOC128212319 gene encoding uncharacterized protein LOC128212319: MDDRKTCNTLDADYERPDTASRSSPMMVGSARLNRNKVTERLELHLDLEDFTTLATLRARPSRDMYTVTKYTDTGSGTNVTKTAHTPRTIEVNLPKTYLTRCGSLMLYSDSRAMKDGTSRGAATPWNQRGTLNGSFKLEGHGMTPQSSVAESYPQWGKLIHTKHSTCTTPSTIDRQISRDRKEYLNLMHRREAEQSPRSWSYAVTPVSIVKPDNSHDVQPDDVIAYKSREPTNQEKYLTMIRQTWKGGRTVAEHKQLEAARELSRRVSPWTNEWIQKQSTIIYTEPVSVLSRRKSRKRTAPKTASPDSYDIENARIALLQSATSRVPTNTPLQASRVPRGQHRPVSNGGKRLVPQTTLYIPTVNSSITELTEY, from the exons ATGGACGACCGGAAAACCTGCAACACGTTGGACGCGGACTATGAGCGACCGGATACAGCTTCTAGGAGCTCCCCAATGATGGTCGGCTCTGCGCGCCTCAACCGGAACAAGGTAACTGAACGTCTTGAGCTACACCTTGATCTGGAAGACTTTACCACCCTTGCTACCCTGCGCGCGCGACCGTCAAGAGATATGTACACCGTTACAAAATATACTGATACTGGCTCCGGAACTAACGTTACAAAGACCGCTCACACGCCCCGGACCATTGAAGTGAACCTTCCGAAGACTTATCTTACTCGATGCGGTTCTCTGATGTTATACAGTGATTCGAGGGCGATGAAGGACGGGACTTCCAGGGGAGCCGCAACCCCATGGAATCAGCGGGGAACTCTGAACGGCTCATTCAAACTTGAAGGCCACGGGATGACACCACAGTCTTCGGTGGCTGAGTCGTATCCTCAGTGGGGCAAGCTGATCCATACAAAGCACAGTACATGTACAACGCCATCAACGATCGACAGGCAAA TTTCCCGGGACCGGAAGGAGTATCTAAACCTGATGCACCGCCGGGAGGCCGAGCAGTCGCCCCGCTCCTGGAGTTACGCCGTCACTCCTGTCTCTATTGTTAAACCGGACAACAGTCATGACGTACAACCTGATGACGTCATCGCGTATAAAAGTCGGGAACCAACAAATCAG GAAAAGTACCTGACGATGATACGCCAGACGTGGAAGGGCGGACGGACGGTGGCGGAACACAAGCAGCTGGAAGCGGCACGGGAGCTCAGTCGCCGCGTCTCCCCTTGGACGAACGAGTGGATTCAGAAACAGAGTACCATAATATACACGGAACCGGTTTCCGTGCTATCCCGTCGAAAGTCGCGTAAACGGACTGCTCCCAAAACAGCGTCACCGGACAGCTACGATATCGAAAACGCCCGGATCGCTCTTCTCCAGTCTGCCACGTCTCGTGTGCCGACAAACACGCCGCTTCAAGCATCACGTGTGCCTCGTGGGCAGCACCGGCCCGTCTCAAATGGCGGCAAGCGTCTAGTGCCACAGACTACGCTCTACATACCCACAGTTAACAGTAGTATAACTGAACTCACGGAATATTAA